The DNA region ATCCTACCTTTTCCCTCGACGCCGACCGGCTGGCCCGGCGGCTTCCGCCTGAATCCGGGAGCCCGGCTCAACGTCGGCGGTTGGTTCCTGGAGCTCAACGTCGAGACCGGCTTCTACAATGAGGTCGAGTCGCCGGCCGAGCTCGACTACTACGAGCAGCACGGCTCCCATGCCCTGACGCCGCAATCGCCTTTCCTCTTGGTCAACAGCATCGGCGGAACGCCGACCACGCCCAGCCGCTATCATCTCGGCGTCCGCAGCTTCAGCACCGGTTGGCGTTTCGCCAACGGCATCCAGCTTCGGATCGGGCCGCACTATTACGAGCAGACCCATTTCGATAACTTCTTCACCAACTACGGCTACGCGCCGGGCGCCGAATACGCCAAAACTTGGATTCCGCTCGGTTGGCTCAACGGCGAGTTTCGCTACGAATACGAGTCGGAGACCAGCACCGTCCGCGAGGCGACCGCCGCGGCGGCGGTGATGTGGGGCGGCGACGGGACGGTGATGGGGATCACCCAAGGTGGCCTTCGCCTGGCCTTGACCTCCGGCGCCAACGCGCCGGTCTTGGGCCTGACCTCTTATCTGGTCCTGCGGGGCAATCCGCCCGATCCGGCTCGGACCGACATCCTCGATCACGGCAACACCTTCGGCGCCGGCGGCGGCGCCTTCCTCGAATACGGCATCTTCTCCGGCGGTTTCGGCTTCAGCCACCAACACGCCTGGTCGCGGGGCCGCGACTTCGAGACCGTCGCCGACCGCAATGTCGCGACCTTCTTGGCCGACTTCCATCCCGGGAGCTTTCGAGTCCGCGGAGCTCTCTTCCTGCTCAGCCGGGCCGATTCACCCAACCTGACCCTGTCGCCGCCGGTCGGTCTCTCCGAAACCAACACCGAGCTGACCTTCGGCTATCGTCCCTTGGATTGGATGGAATTCACCGTAGGTTATCGCGGGGCCTACGGCGACGGTTACGGCGTGCACATGGGCTTCATCGGGCTGCAGACCTATCTCCAACGGACGGTGGAGTTCAATCCGCCGCCGCGCTAAGCCCGCTTCATCCAGCCGATCAATTCCCTCAGCTGCCGCTTCATTTCCGGAAGCGGCAAATGGATCCGCTCGCCATGGCCGGTCAGGATCCATTCGAAATCGTAATCGAGCAGCTTCTCCATCGAGCGGATCTGCTCCTCCCAGGAATACCAGCAGGCCCGACGGAAGGCGGTGAGGCTTTGGCGGCGGCGGCTGTAAGCCAGATGATCGCCGGTGAAGAGATAGCGGTTCTTGTAGAGCAGCACCGCGTGACCGCGGGTATGGCCGGGAGTGGGGATGAGGAGGAAGTCGGAGCCGAAGGGAACGGCCTCGTCGCCGCCGATCTTGCGCTCGGCGTCCTTCACCGCCGAAGCGTCGCGCTCATGGATGATCCGCTCGGCGCCGAAGCGTTGGGCGTACTTGTCGGAATCGGCGACGTCGTCGCGGTGGGTGAGGAAGATCCGGCCAACGCCGCCGGCCGCTTCGAAGCGCTTCACCAAGACCGGCAGGAAGCGCGGCGAGTCGATCAGCCAATTGCCCGCGGGATGTTTTACCAAATAGCTGTTGGCGCCGAAAGAAGACTCGGAGTTGAAGCCGCAGTAATAGACCTCGTCCTCGATTGGTAGGGGGAAGTCCGACAAAACCTCGCGGGCATTGCTCTGGCGGGCGCCGATCGAGCTGGTCGGGCAGGCCAGCAGGGCTTGGAGGGCCCGGCGGCGCTCTTGGTCATCGGTCGGTTGGCGGCGGACGAAGGAGTAGTCCGGCGCTTCGCCGAAGGTCTCGGGCGCGAGCTGCCGGCAGGTGTCGCAGTCGATGCAGGTGGAGTCGACGAAGAAGTCTCCCGGGACATTTTCGGCGACAGCTAAGTTGCCATTGGCCATGAGGCTTTCATCCTAGCAGGAAAGCCCCGGTGGCGCTATTCGCCGTGGACCAAGAAGAGATTGGAATCGGCCGGCGACTCAAAGACGTCGAAATATTGGAGATAAAGCCGGCCGGCCCGGTCGTGCCGAAGGCCGTTGGGGAAGCCAATCTCGTCGGCGGTAGTGGCGTCGAAGACGGTGACGGCTTCGCTGAAGGCCGTCCCGCCGTCGAGGCTGCGGGCATGGACGATGTCGCCGCCTTGGCCATCGCCTTCGAGATCGGAGATCCAGACGACGTCGATCCGGCCCAGATCATCGACCGAGATCATGGCGATCGCCTCGCCCACCACCGGCGCCGCGCCATTGGCATTGACCGGGCCGCCGAAAGTCTGGCCGCCGTCAGTGCTCTTGCGGACCACGATATTGGCCTGGTCGGGGCCGACGATCGCCGTGTAGGTGATGTAAAACTCGCCCTGGGGTCCGACCGCCACCCGGCAAAGCTCGTTCTCATCGGCCGAGGTCAGGCTCTGGGGGGCGCTGAAATTGGCTCCCCCGTCGGAGCTGTGGGAATAGGCGATATTTTCATCCTCGTTCCAGCAGCCGACGATGTTTTGGCCGTTGCCGCTGACGCCCATGAAGGCGAAGCCGATCTCGACCGAGTCGTCGATGGCGTCGCTCAAGGGAATGGCCGGCGACCAGGTGCCTCCGCCGTCGTTGCTGTTGGTATAGAAGACGTTGGTCGGACCGTCGAGGACGCTTGTGTCGGTTTCGCTGAACACTAAGTGCAGGATGCCCTCCTCATCCTGCCGAAAATTTCCGCCAACCTGGGGGTTGGTCGGATTGGGGGTGGAGACCGGGACCGGCTCATTGAAGGTGGCCCCACCGTCGTCGCTGGCCATGAACTGGATCCGATTATTCGGCGTCCCCGAAACCAGCATGAGCATCGGATTGCCTTGGAGATCCTTGTCGATGCCGACCGGGGACAATTCCTCGGCGGCCTCGGTGATCGGCTGTTCCGGCGAGAAAGCGGCGAAATCGTCGCTTTGGCCGAATAGAGTGATGGCGCCGGAATCGTCGTTTCCCCAGACCGAGTCGACCTGCACCGCTTGGGGAGCGACGGCGATCCGATCGCTCAAGGGACCGAGGATGATGGTGGTCAGCACGGCCGCGAAGGGAATGGGTGTTTGATTGATCGGAAGCGCGGGGCTAAAGCTCAGAACGTCGGCGGCCCGAAGCTCGACGAAGGATTCAGCCGATTGGCCGTCTTCGGTCGTCGCCACCACCGATACCGCGGCGTCGTCGACCGGGAGCGTCGCCGGCGGGGTGTAAAGCCCGTTGGCGTCGATCGTGCCGCGGGAGTCGCCGCCCTCGACGGTCCAGCTGACCGGAACGTTGGCGCTGAACTGGAGGGTGGCATCGCGGCGGACGATGGTCGGCCCCTCGGGCGAGATTTCGAGGGCGACGACGTTATTGTCGTTGTCGCCGCCGCAGGACATGACTTGGAAAGCCAAAAAAGATCCGCTGATCAAGGCTAACAGGAGTTTTCGCATAGGTCCCCCCTTTCGATTAGGGGGAATTATGCAAAGCGAGGCGGGGCAGGAGCAATCAATAAATATTGTAAGTTCCGACCGCGAAAGCGACGTCCTTCCCGGCTATTCGCTCGCCCGAAGCAAGTTCGGGCGAGCTAAAGCTCAGGGGGCGAATTCCATTCTCCCCCTTCAACCCCCATCGGTTAAGGAATGGGCTGGACTAGTAAATATTGTAAGTTCCCACCGCGAAAGCGACGTCCTTCCCTTCCTCCCGGAAGACGTGACATTCCAGGACGGCGTGGGATTTGCCTTTGAATTTCACCTTGGCGTCGCAGTGGATCTTCTCGCCCAGCTTCACCGGACTCAAGTAGTTGATCTTGAATTCGATGGTCGAAGTCCGCTCGCCGCTCTTGAGCTGGGTGAAGAGCGCGGCGCCCATCGAGAAATCGACGAAGGCCGAGATGACGCCGCCGTGGGTGACGCCGGCCGGGCTCAAGTGGCGATCGGCGATGGACAGCGAGGTTCGAACCGAGGTGTCGGTGAAGGATTCGAGGTCATAGCCGATCAGCTTGCCGAAGTTGTCGGGGTGCGAGAAGACTTTCTGGACGAGGGCGTCGAGCTTGGACATGGAGGGCAGATACAACGTGCGAATTTGAGTGGCAAGGGCTTGTAGGGGCGACCCTTGCGGTCGCCCAGTCCGCGGCGGTGGCAAAGGCCGTGCCCGGGACGACCGCAAGGGTCGCCCCTACGTCAGGCGCTTCTCTTCTTCGTCGTGGCGCTGTTGGATTGCAGCCAATTTTTCGAAAGCCTCTTCGATGGCCTTCTCCAAATCCTTGATTTTCTTCCCGGCTGCCGCGACCCGGCCACCGCTCGTTTCTTGCGAAGCTCGGGCCAGCTCTTCCTGGCCGGCCGCGATTTCGTATTCCCAGCCGCTGATCTGGGATTCCAGAGCTTCGATTTCTTTCTTCAGCGGGCCCAGGATCCTGGCGCGCTCGGTTTGCAGCTCGGAGCGCTGCTTGCGCTGCTCCTTTTTGCTCTTGCCGCCCAAGGCCTCGCTCGGCGCCTTCTTGGGCTTGGAGCTGGCTTCTTCTTCCCAGCCGACACGGTCGAGGAACTCCTCGTAGCCGCCGTCGAAAACCTCGACGCCGCCGTGTTGGAAAACCACCAGCTTGGTCGGCAGCTCTTTCAGGATCCGCTCGCTGTGGGTGACGATCACGACCGCGCCGGTGAATTCCTCCATGCTCTCGATCAAGGCCTCGATCGATTCCATGTCGAGGTGGTTGGTCGGCTCGTCGAGCAAAAGGAAGTTGGAAGGCTGGGCCAGGATCTTGGCCAGCAGGACCCGGCTTTTTTCGCCGCCCGAGAGAACCGAGATCTTCTTCTCGGCCAAGTCGCCGGAGAAGAGCATGGTGCCGCAAAGCCCCCGGACTTGGGTCAAGCCCAGGGCCACGTTGGCCGAGGCGACCTCCTGCTCGATGGTCAAATCCTCCTGCAGTCGCTGAATGTTGGTCTGGCCGAAGTAGCCGATCTTGAGCTCGGGATGGCGGTAGACCTCGCCGTTCAGCGGCTCGACTTCGCCGGCCAAGAGCTTGAGCAGGGTCGATTTGCCGCGGCCGTTCTTTCCGATCACCGCGACCCGCTCACCGGCCGAGATTTTGAGATTCAGGCCGGCGATGAGGGGTTGGGCCGGATCGTAGTGAAAATCCGCGGCTCGCGTCTCCATCATCCGGTCGGCAGCGAAGGGAGCCTCGCGGAAAAAAAAGTCGAGCTCGTCCAAATGGGCCAGCTTCTCCAGCGCCGGCTGCTTGGCCAGCCGCTTGATCCGCGATTGGACCGAGGAAGCCTTGCTGGCCTTGGCCCGGAAGCGATCGATGTAGGCCAGCTCCTTGTCGAGCTTCTTCTGCTGGTTGAGCCGGGTCTTCTCGTGAATTTCCTCGTCCTGCAGGATCTGGGCGTAAAGCTTCTCGGTGTCGCCGGGCATCCGGCGCAGCCCGCCCCGATGGATAGCCGCCACGTGAGTCACCACCGAGTCCATGAAGTCGCGGTCGTGGGAGATCAGGATCATCTCGCCTTCCCATTCGGTGAGGAAACGGGTGATCCAGCGGATCGAGACGATGTCGAGATAGTTGGTCGGCTCGTCGAGCAGCAGGAGGTTGGGCTCCGACACCAGGACCTTGGCCAGGTTCAAGCGGATCTGAAAGCCGCCCGAAAACTCGTCGGGGTGCCGCCACATGTCGTCCTTGCTGAAGCCCAGGCCGAAGAGGATGCGCTCGGCTTTGTAGCGCTCGTGCTCCTGGCCTTCGCGCAAGCCCAAGCAGGCCTCGTCGAGGATATTGTATTCGGTGAACTTCAGATGCTGGGCCAAGTGCCCGATCCGGTAGCCCCGCGGCATCTGGATCTCGCCGTCGTCGGGCTCTTCTTCGCCCAAGATCAGCCGAAGAATGGTGCTCTTGCCGCTGCCGTTGCGGCCGACCAGCCCCAACCGCTCGCCGGCGTTCATCTGGAGGTTGACCTTTTGGAAGAGCTGGCGGCGGCCGTAGGATTTTTCAAGGTTTCGCAGAGTTAACATCGCGGGGGCCTTCTAGCGGAACTCGGGCCCGAAAGGAAGAGCCTTACTTGCTGGCTCTCGCCTTCTCGGTGATATGCAGGCCGATGAGATAGGTCACCATCACGACCAAGTAGAGCTGGCCCAAGACCGCCTCCATCGAGGTCATCATCCGGCTCCAGGGCGAGGCCGGCAGGATGTCGCCGAAGCCGAGGGTCGTCTGGGTGGTGAGGCTGAAATAGAAAAAATAATAAAGGTGGGAGTAGATATGCTTGCCCTTGGGCACCAGCGCGAAGAGGTCGGGATTGAAATGGAAGGAGCCCGGCACGGTGTCCTCGAGCAGCGAATAAGCGAAGGCCCAGATGTAGGCGGTCAATAAATAGATGCAGAGCGAGGCGAAGATGGTGTGAAAAGTCGGGGCCCGGCTTTTCACGACGTGCCGGAACAGGATGCTGACCGTGTAAATCAGATAAACCATCGTCAGGATCATCCCGGTGACGATGAGCCAGTGGCCCGAAATCGCCCGGCTGCTCCAGGTGAGCAGCTGGGAGAGGAGGACCATGGCCAAGGCGGTCAAAGCCAAATGATGGCGGTCGCTCAGGGCGAAAACCCCCATGAAGAGGACCAAGGAAAAGGTGATGTCCAGCGAGAGGATGGACTGGAACTCGGTCTGCATCATGGGGTGCAGGACGTAGGGAACCAAAAGGGTTAGGAACAGAAAAACGAAGCGGTAGCGGAAGAGCCGATCCCAAATTTTGGCGATTGTCGGGTTCAAGAGACCCGAAAGATGCCATATATCAAGGCCTTATCCAAGGAAACTCCCGCGCTTTTTCGCACACCCTTTGCCGCGCCGCGCCGAAAACTCCGTACAGAAAATGGCCTGGGATTTCCTCGGTTTTTTTGAGAAATACCTTCTTGAAATCCCCAAAAAAACCGTGGCATAGAGCCTACCCATTTGGCTTTTTTCGGGATTCGTACAGAATTTGAGGGATTTATGGATCGGAACCAAATCCGTCGCCAGATGCAGGAAAAAGGCCTTTACGACTCGCGCTTTGAGCACGATTCCTGCGGCGTCGGCTTCATCGTTCATATGAAGGGCAAGAAGTCTCACGACATCGTCGAGCAGGCTTTGCTCACCCTCAACCATCTCATCCATCGCGGCGCTTGCGGCTGCGAGGTCAACACCGGCGACGGCGCCGGCATCTTGATCCAAGTTCCCGATTCTTTCTTGCGGAAGGAGTTCGCCAAGCTCGGCATCGAGCTGCCCAAGGAAGGGGACTACGGCGTCGGGACTCTCTTTCTGCCGGCCGACAAGGCCCAGGCCGACAAGGCCAAGCAGATTCTCGAACACCTGGTGGCCGAGGAAGGCCAAAAATTCCTGGGCTGGCGGCCGGTCCCGATCGATCCCTCGATGCTCGGCAAGACCGCCCGCGACGCCATGCCCGAAATTTTGCATTTCGCCATCGGCTTGGGCGGGAAGGGCGCCAACCTTCCCGGCCCGGCCGACGAGGCCTTCGAGCGCCGCCTCTTCATCATCCGCAAGTGCTTCGAGAACGCGATCCGCTTCTCGCGGATGAAGAATTGGCCCGACGTCTACATTCCCTCGCTGTCCAGCCGGACCCTCCTCTATAAGGGGATGCTGACGACCGAGCAGCTCAACCCTTTCTATCCCGATCTCTCCGATCCGGAAATGAAGACGGCGATCGGCTTGGTCCACTCGCGCTTCTCGACCAATACCTTCCCGAACTGGGAGCTGGCCCATCCCTTCCGCTTCATCGCCCACAACGGCGAGATCAACACCGTCCGCGGCAACATCAATTGGATGCGGGCCCGCGAAGCCCTCTTCGCCTCGCCGCTCTTCGGCAAGGAGCTGAAGAAGATCCTGCCGGTGATCCGGGAGTTCGGCTCCGACTCGGCCGCCTTCGACAATGCCGTCGAGATGCTGACGATGGGCGGCTACTCGCTGCCCCACGCCGTGATGATGATGATCCCGGAGGCCTGGAGCGGCCACGAGACGATGAGCCAGGAGAAGAAGGATTTCTATCAGTACCATTCCTGCCTGATGGAGCCCTGGGACGGCCCGGCCTCGATCGCCTTCACCGACGGCCGGATGATCGGCGCGGTCCTCGACCGCAACGGCCTGCGGCCCAGCCGCTACTACGTGACCAAGGACGATTTGGTCATCATGGCCTCGGAAGTGGGCGTCATCGACGTGCCGCCGGAGAAGGTTCTGCTGAAGGGCCGGCTCCAGCCCGGCAAGATGTTCCTGGTCGACATCGGCCAGGGCCGGATCATCGACGACGCCGAGCTCAAGCATCAGCTGGCTTCGGCCCAGCCTTACGGGACTTGGCTGAAGGACAACCTGGTCGACCTCGAGAATTTGCCGGCCTCGGCCGAGCTGCCCGAGCCCGACCACGCCACCGTGACCCGGCGCCAGGTGATGTTCGGCTACAGCAACGAGGACGTCGGCTTGCTGATGCGCCCGATGGCGATGAACGGCGAGGAGGCCATCGGCTCGATGGGCACCGACACGCCTTTGGCGGTGCTCTCGGACAAGCCCCAGAACCTCTTCAATTATTTCCAGCAGCTTTTCGCCCAGGTGACCAATCCGCCGCTCGACGCGATCCGCGAGGAGATCGTCACCTCGGTCGACACGACCATCGGGCCGGAGCGCAACCTGCTCGATCCCAAGCCCGAGAGCTGCCATCAGATCAAGCTGCGCAATCCGATCATCGACAACGACGAGCTGGCCAAGCTCAAGCAGCTCGAAGGCCAGCCGTATCAAGGCTTCCAGTCGAAGACGATCTCGATCCTCTTCCCGGTCGCCGAAGGCGCCGCCGGGATGGAGAAGGCGATCGAAGGCATCTGCCGGCAGGCCAGCGCGGCCATCGCCGCCGGCTGCAACATCCTGATCCTCTCGGACCGCGGCGTCGACGAGAAGCAGGCGCCGATTCCCAGCTTGCTGGCCACCGCCGGCGTGCACCACCACTTGGTCCGCGAAGGAACCCGCACCAAGGTCGGCTTGGTCCTGGAGTCGGGCGAGCCCCGCGAGGTCCATCACTTCGCCTTGCTCGTCGGCTACGGCGCCGGCGCGATCAACCCCTATCTGGCCTTCGAGACCCTCGACGACCTGATCCGGGGCGGCGTCCTCCTCGACACCGACCACCGCAAGGTCGAGCTGAAATATCTCAAGGCGGTCAAGAAGGGCATCGTCAAGGTGATGTCCAAGATGGGCATCTCGACGATTCAGAGCTACCGCGGCGCCCAGATCTTCGAGGCGATCGGCCTCAACAAGGCGGTGATCGATAAGTATTTCACCCACACCGCCTCGCGGATCCAAGGCATCGGCTTGGAAGAGATCTGCCGCGAAACCTTGGAGCGCCACCGCCGGGCTTTCCCCGAGCGGGTCAGCGCGGCTTTGGCTCTCGACGTCGGCGGCCAATACCAATGGCGGCGGGACGGCGAGTACCACCTTTTCAATCCCGAGACGGTGGCCAAGCTCCAGGCCTCGGTGCGCGGCAACTCCTTCAAGGACTACAAGGATTTCTCCAAGTCGGTGAACGAGCAGAGCAAGAACCTCTGCACTCTGCGCGGCCTCTTCGAGCTCAAGAAAGGGAAATCGATCCCGCTCGAGGAAGTCGAGCCGGCCAAGGAGATCGTCAAGCGCTTCAAGACCGGCGCGATGAGCTATGGCTCGATCAGCCGCGAAGCCCACGAGACCCTCGCGATCGCGATGAACCGGATCGGCGGCAAGTCCAACACCGGCGAGGGCGGCGAAGACCGCGAGCGCTTCGTGCCGCTGGCCAACGGCGATTCGAAGAACAGCAAGATCAAGCAAGTCGCGTCGGGCCGCTTCGGCGTCACCAGCGAGTACTTGGTCAACGCCGAGGAGATCCAAATCAAGATCGCCCAGGGCGCCAAGCCCGGCGAGGGCGGCCAATTGCCCGGCCACAAGGTCTATCCTTGGATCGCCAAGGTCCGCTTCTCGACTCCGGGCGTCGGCTTGATTTCGCCGCCGCCGCACCACGACATTTACTCGATCGAGGATCTGGCTCAGCTCATCTTCGACCTGAAGAACTCCAACCCCAAGGCCCGGATCAGCGTCAAGCTGGTGGCCGAGGTCGGAGTCGGGACGGTCGCGGCCGGCGTGGCCAAGGCCAAGTCCGACGTCGTGCTCATCTCGGGCCATGACGGCGGCACCGGCGCTTCGCCCCAGACCTCGATCAAGCACGCCGGCATTCCCTGGGAGCTCGGCTTGGCCGAGACTCAACAGGTGCTGGTGATGAACGGGCTCCGCGACCGGATCGTCGTCGAGGTCGACGGCCAGATGAAGACCGGCCGCGACGTCGCGATCGGCGCCCTGCTCGGCGGCGAGGAATTCGGCTTCGCGACCGCGCCGCTGGTGGCGATGGGCTGCATCATGATGCGGGTCTGCCACCTCAACACCTGTCCGGTCGGCGTCGCGACCCAGGATCCGGAGCTGCGCAAGAAGTTCACCGGCCAGCCCGAGCACGTGGTCAATTATTTCTTCTTCGTGGCCGAGGAGCTGCGCGAGATCATGGCCGAGCTCGGCTTCCGCAAGCTCGACGACATGATCGGGCGCTCCGACTTGCTCGATTTCAACCGGGCCATCGCCCACTGGAAGGCCAAGGGTCTCGATTTCTCGCCGATCTTCGCCAAGCCCGAGGGCATCGGCGGGATCCGGCGGACCCAGGACCAGGATCATGGCTTGGCCAGCGTCCTCGACTACCAGCTGCTGCCGCGCTTGCAGGAAGCGCTGGAGACCGGCGAGAAGATCGTGGTCGAGCACCCGATCACCAACCGCAACCGGACCACCGGCACGATTATCGGCAGCGACCTCTCCCGGCGTTACGGTGCCAAGGGCCTGCCCGAGGACACCATCACGCTGCGCTTCCAGGGTTCGGCCGGCCAGAGCTTCGGCGCCTTCGTGCCGCCGGGCATGACGCTTTTCCTGGAAGGCGACGCCAACGACTACGTCGGCAAGGGCCTTTCCGGCGGCAAGCTCATCGTCCATCCGCCCAAGAAGTCGACCTTCGTGCCCGAGGAGAACATCCTCATCGGCAACGTCGTGCTCTACGGTGCGACCGGCGGCGAGGCTTATTTCCGCGGGGTGGCCGGCGAGCGCTTTTGCGTCCGCAACAGCGGCGTTCGCACCGTCGTCGAGGGCGTCGGCGACCATGGCTGCGAGTACATGACCGGCGGCGTGGTGGTGGTGCTGGGCAAGACCGGCCGCAACTTCGCGGCCGGAATGAGCGGCGGCGTCGCTTACGTCTACGACCCCAAGAACGAATTCAAATCGAATTGCAATTTGGAGATGGTCGAGCTCGAGACGCTTCATGAAGACGAGGACGTCGCTCAGCTCGAGGAGCTGCTCGAGAACCAC from bacterium includes:
- a CDS encoding MBL fold metallo-hydrolase: MANGNLAVAENVPGDFFVDSTCIDCDTCRQLAPETFGEAPDYSFVRRQPTDDQERRRALQALLACPTSSIGARQSNAREVLSDFPLPIEDEVYYCGFNSESSFGANSYLVKHPAGNWLIDSPRFLPVLVKRFEAAGGVGRIFLTHRDDVADSDKYAQRFGAERIIHERDASAVKDAERKIGGDEAVPFGSDFLLIPTPGHTRGHAVLLYKNRYLFTGDHLAYSRRRQSLTAFRRACWYSWEEQIRSMEKLLDYDFEWILTGHGERIHLPLPEMKRQLRELIGWMKRA
- a CDS encoding sialidase family protein, with the translated sequence MRKLLLALISGSFLAFQVMSCGGDNDNNVVALEISPEGPTIVRRDATLQFSANVPVSWTVEGGDSRGTIDANGLYTPPATLPVDDAAVSVVATTEDGQSAESFVELRAADVLSFSPALPINQTPIPFAAVLTTIILGPLSDRIAVAPQAVQVDSVWGNDDSGAITLFGQSDDFAAFSPEQPITEAAEELSPVGIDKDLQGNPMLMLVSGTPNNRIQFMASDDGGATFNEPVPVSTPNPTNPQVGGNFRQDEEGILHLVFSETDTSVLDGPTNVFYTNSNDGGGTWSPAIPLSDAIDDSVEIGFAFMGVSGNGQNIVGCWNEDENIAYSHSSDGGANFSAPQSLTSADENELCRVAVGPQGEFYITYTAIVGPDQANIVVRKSTDGGQTFGGPVNANGAAPVVGEAIAMISVDDLGRIDVVWISDLEGDGQGGDIVHARSLDGGTAFSEAVTVFDATTADEIGFPNGLRHDRAGRLYLQYFDVFESPADSNLFLVHGE
- a CDS encoding PaaI family thioesterase; amino-acid sequence: MSKLDALVQKVFSHPDNFGKLIGYDLESFTDTSVRTSLSIADRHLSPAGVTHGGVISAFVDFSMGAALFTQLKSGERTSTIEFKINYLSPVKLGEKIHCDAKVKFKGKSHAVLECHVFREEGKDVAFAVGTYNIY
- a CDS encoding ABC-F family ATP-binding cassette domain-containing protein translates to MLTLRNLEKSYGRRQLFQKVNLQMNAGERLGLVGRNGSGKSTILRLILGEEEPDDGEIQMPRGYRIGHLAQHLKFTEYNILDEACLGLREGQEHERYKAERILFGLGFSKDDMWRHPDEFSGGFQIRLNLAKVLVSEPNLLLLDEPTNYLDIVSIRWITRFLTEWEGEMILISHDRDFMDSVVTHVAAIHRGGLRRMPGDTEKLYAQILQDEEIHEKTRLNQQKKLDKELAYIDRFRAKASKASSVQSRIKRLAKQPALEKLAHLDELDFFFREAPFAADRMMETRAADFHYDPAQPLIAGLNLKISAGERVAVIGKNGRGKSTLLKLLAGEVEPLNGEVYRHPELKIGYFGQTNIQRLQEDLTIEQEVASANVALGLTQVRGLCGTMLFSGDLAEKKISVLSGGEKSRVLLAKILAQPSNFLLLDEPTNHLDMESIEALIESMEEFTGAVVIVTHSERILKELPTKLVVFQHGGVEVFDGGYEEFLDRVGWEEEASSKPKKAPSEALGGKSKKEQRKQRSELQTERARILGPLKKEIEALESQISGWEYEIAAGQEELARASQETSGGRVAAAGKKIKDLEKAIEEAFEKLAAIQQRHDEEEKRLT
- a CDS encoding potassium channel family protein, with product MNPTIAKIWDRLFRYRFVFLFLTLLVPYVLHPMMQTEFQSILSLDITFSLVLFMGVFALSDRHHLALTALAMVLLSQLLTWSSRAISGHWLIVTGMILTMVYLIYTVSILFRHVVKSRAPTFHTIFASLCIYLLTAYIWAFAYSLLEDTVPGSFHFNPDLFALVPKGKHIYSHLYYFFYFSLTTQTTLGFGDILPASPWSRMMTSMEAVLGQLYLVVMVTYLIGLHITEKARASK
- the gltB gene encoding glutamate synthase large subunit, translating into MDRNQIRRQMQEKGLYDSRFEHDSCGVGFIVHMKGKKSHDIVEQALLTLNHLIHRGACGCEVNTGDGAGILIQVPDSFLRKEFAKLGIELPKEGDYGVGTLFLPADKAQADKAKQILEHLVAEEGQKFLGWRPVPIDPSMLGKTARDAMPEILHFAIGLGGKGANLPGPADEAFERRLFIIRKCFENAIRFSRMKNWPDVYIPSLSSRTLLYKGMLTTEQLNPFYPDLSDPEMKTAIGLVHSRFSTNTFPNWELAHPFRFIAHNGEINTVRGNINWMRAREALFASPLFGKELKKILPVIREFGSDSAAFDNAVEMLTMGGYSLPHAVMMMIPEAWSGHETMSQEKKDFYQYHSCLMEPWDGPASIAFTDGRMIGAVLDRNGLRPSRYYVTKDDLVIMASEVGVIDVPPEKVLLKGRLQPGKMFLVDIGQGRIIDDAELKHQLASAQPYGTWLKDNLVDLENLPASAELPEPDHATVTRRQVMFGYSNEDVGLLMRPMAMNGEEAIGSMGTDTPLAVLSDKPQNLFNYFQQLFAQVTNPPLDAIREEIVTSVDTTIGPERNLLDPKPESCHQIKLRNPIIDNDELAKLKQLEGQPYQGFQSKTISILFPVAEGAAGMEKAIEGICRQASAAIAAGCNILILSDRGVDEKQAPIPSLLATAGVHHHLVREGTRTKVGLVLESGEPREVHHFALLVGYGAGAINPYLAFETLDDLIRGGVLLDTDHRKVELKYLKAVKKGIVKVMSKMGISTIQSYRGAQIFEAIGLNKAVIDKYFTHTASRIQGIGLEEICRETLERHRRAFPERVSAALALDVGGQYQWRRDGEYHLFNPETVAKLQASVRGNSFKDYKDFSKSVNEQSKNLCTLRGLFELKKGKSIPLEEVEPAKEIVKRFKTGAMSYGSISREAHETLAIAMNRIGGKSNTGEGGEDRERFVPLANGDSKNSKIKQVASGRFGVTSEYLVNAEEIQIKIAQGAKPGEGGQLPGHKVYPWIAKVRFSTPGVGLISPPPHHDIYSIEDLAQLIFDLKNSNPKARISVKLVAEVGVGTVAAGVAKAKSDVVLISGHDGGTGASPQTSIKHAGIPWELGLAETQQVLVMNGLRDRIVVEVDGQMKTGRDVAIGALLGGEEFGFATAPLVAMGCIMMRVCHLNTCPVGVATQDPELRKKFTGQPEHVVNYFFFVAEELREIMAELGFRKLDDMIGRSDLLDFNRAIAHWKAKGLDFSPIFAKPEGIGGIRRTQDQDHGLASVLDYQLLPRLQEALETGEKIVVEHPITNRNRTTGTIIGSDLSRRYGAKGLPEDTITLRFQGSAGQSFGAFVPPGMTLFLEGDANDYVGKGLSGGKLIVHPPKKSTFVPEENILIGNVVLYGATGGEAYFRGVAGERFCVRNSGVRTVVEGVGDHGCEYMTGGVVVVLGKTGRNFAAGMSGGVAYVYDPKNEFKSNCNLEMVELETLHEDEDVAQLEELLENHLEYTESSVAAAILKDLDKAIDSFVKVMPKDYKRVLTEARRRMQEENISLEVALYG